The following proteins are co-located in the Streptomyces sp. NBC_01198 genome:
- a CDS encoding HAD family hydrolase: protein MAGAFSHDVREPHGLPYRLIATDLDGTLLRSDATVSQGSRDVLAAVAAKGAAHIVVTGRSVPWTRHVLDDLGYAGLAVCGQGAQVYDAAAGRLLTSVTLDRQLAALSLAKIEAEVGPLAVAASRDGLGGEVLIGPGYVHNPELPVIHIGGTEELWAEPINKVYIQHPELSDDELTRVAQHVAGDLVSATLAGAGIVELLPLGLTKATGLSLAARRLGVTAAETIAFGDMPNDVPMLAWSGYGVAMANAHPELKLVADEVTASNDEDGIVPVLTRLFGPF from the coding sequence GTGGCGGGCGCGTTTTCGCACGACGTCCGCGAGCCGCACGGGCTGCCCTACCGGCTGATCGCCACCGACCTGGACGGGACGCTGCTGCGGAGCGACGCCACCGTCTCGCAGGGCTCCCGTGACGTGCTCGCGGCGGTCGCCGCGAAGGGCGCCGCGCACATCGTCGTCACCGGCCGCTCGGTGCCGTGGACCCGGCACGTGCTGGACGACCTGGGCTACGCGGGCCTCGCCGTCTGCGGGCAGGGCGCGCAGGTCTACGACGCTGCGGCGGGCCGGCTGCTGACCTCGGTCACCCTGGACCGGCAGCTCGCCGCGCTGTCGCTGGCCAAGATCGAGGCCGAGGTCGGCCCGCTGGCGGTGGCCGCGAGCCGGGACGGTCTCGGCGGCGAGGTGCTCATCGGCCCGGGCTACGTCCACAACCCCGAGCTGCCGGTCATCCACATCGGCGGCACCGAAGAGCTGTGGGCCGAGCCGATCAACAAGGTCTACATACAGCACCCGGAACTGTCCGACGACGAGCTCACCCGGGTGGCCCAGCACGTTGCCGGTGACCTGGTCAGCGCGACCCTGGCCGGGGCGGGCATCGTCGAGCTGCTGCCGCTCGGGCTCACCAAGGCCACCGGCCTGTCGCTGGCCGCACGACGGCTCGGGGTGACGGCCGCCGAGACCATCGCCTTCGGCGACATGCCCAACGACGTGCCGATGCTCGCCTGGTCCGGCTACGGCGTGGCGATGGCCAACGCGCATCCGGAGCTGAAGCTGGTCGCCGACGAGGTCACCGCCTCGAACGACGAGGACGGCATCGTGCCGGTCCTGACCCGGCTGTTCGGCCCGTTCTGA